A single genomic interval of Primulina huaijiensis isolate GDHJ02 chromosome 7, ASM1229523v2, whole genome shotgun sequence harbors:
- the LOC140980843 gene encoding uncharacterized protein isoform X6 has product MAAPSAGTSAAVESTSVSSEELSAKAVHKRYDGLVTVRTKAIKGKGAWYWAHLEPILVHNPDTGFPKAVKLRCSLCDAVFSASNPSRTASEHLKRGTCPNFASSPNPISSVPPSSSVSVASLPHTPNVPSSSQPSHNQRKRSSSGGSRGVGLGGGGGSGNSGGAAHQVTIPPLAVVDPSRFTMDLAYPPAVPIASTRDGTGGGLYSHQQQQQLVLSGGKEDLGALAMLEDSVKRLKSPKASRAPTLSKEQVDSAFDLLVDWVYDCCGSVTFSSLEHPKFKTFLNHVGLPAVSRKELAGSRLDAKYEEAKAESEAKIRDAMFFQIASDGWKSKDYYSHPREESLVNLVNLAVNLPNGTSVFRRAVFTSGYTVSKYAEEVLWDIITEICGNNVQHCVGVVSDKFKALRNLENQHQWMVNLCCQYQGLNALIKDFGNGLPLFKNVTENCLKLANFVNNKSQIRHSFQKYQLQEYRHASLLRVPLRSYERSDFGPVLAMVEDILSSARALELVLLDESYKMVLMEEPIAREIEETMRNRHFWNELEAVRSLVKLVKTMAQDIETEKPRIGQCLSLWQELRLKLKDWCSKFHILEGPVEKIIERRFKKNYHPAWAAAFILDPLYLIRDTSGKYLPPFKFLTPEQEKDVDKLITRLVSRDEAHIALMELMKWRTEGLDPVYAQAVQLKQKDPNTGKMKIANPQSSRLVWETHLTEFKSLGKVAVRLIFLHATSCGFKCNLPLMRWISANSHSRVGMDRAQKLVFIYAHSKMEKRENSDDDDKETGGLFTLENGEDDVLNEIFVDTSSASI; this is encoded by the exons ATGGCAGCACCGAGCGCAGGAACCTCCGCCGCAGTGGAATCTACTTCCGTCTCGTCTGAAGAATTATCTGCGAAGGCGGTGCACAAGAGATATGATGGGTTGGTGACTGTACGGACGAAGGCGATTAAGGGCAAAGGCGCGTGGTACTGGGCACACCTTGAGCCGATTCTTGTGCATAATCCTGATACGGGTTTTCCCAAGGCCGTGAAGCTGAGGTGTTCGTTGTGCGACGCCGTGTTCTCCGCTTCTAACCCGTCGAGAACTGCGTCCGAGCACTTGAAAAGGGGCACATGCCCGAATTTTGCTTCGTCGCCAAACCCCATTTCTTCAGTGCCTCCGTCTTCTTCTGTTTCTGTTGCTAGCTTGCCGCATACTCCTAATGTTCCGTCGTCATCCCAGCCGTCCCACAACCAAAGGAAGCGCAGTTCTTCCGGAGGTAGTCGTGGCGTCGGTCTCGGCGGCGGAGGGGGTAGTGGGAATTCCGGTGGTGCCGCGCACCAAGTAACTATTCCACCGTTGGCTGTTGTTGACCCATCAAGATTTACAATGGATTTAGCTTACCCACCTGCTGTTCCAATTGCTAGCACTA GGGATGGCACCGGCGGCGGGTTGTACAGTCATCAACAGCAACAACAGTTGGTTTTGTCAGGTGGGAAAGAGGATTTGGGAGCTTTAGCTATGTTGGAAGACAGCGTGAAACGGCTCAAGAGCCCTAAAGCATCGCGTGCACCGACTCTGAGCAAGGAACAGGTTGATTCTGCATTTGATCTTCTTGTTGATTGGGTTTATGATTGTTGCGGGTCAGTTACATTTTCAAGCCTTGAGCATCCAAAATTCAAGACATTCCTGAATCACGTAGGATTGCCTGCAGTTTCAAGGAAAGAACTAGCTGGGTCTAGATTAGATGCCAAGTATGAGGAGGCTAAGGCCGAGTCTGAGGCCAAGATTCGCGATGCCATGTTCTTTCAGATTGCATCTGATGGCTGGAAGTCAAAGGATTATTATAGTCACCCAAGGGAGGAGAGTTTGGTGAATTTAGTAAATTTGGCTGTGAATCTTCCTAATGGAACTAGTGTGTTTAGGCGGGCAGTTTTTACAAGTGGTTACACGGTGTCAAAATATGCAGAGGAGGTTTTGTGGGATATTATAACTGAAATTTGTGGGAACAACGTGCAGCATTGTGTAGGTGTAGTTTCAGACAAGTTTAAGGCATTGAGGAATTTAGAGAATCAGCATCAATGGATGGTGAATCTTTGTTGTCAATATCAAGGTTTGAACGCACTGATTAAGGATTTTGGTAATGGGCTTCCATTATTCAAGAATGTGACTGAAAATTGCTTGAAACTGGCAAATTTTGTTAACAACAAGTCTCAGATTCGGCATAGTTTTCAGAAGTATCAGCTGCAGGAATATAGACATGCCAGTTTGTTAAGAGTACCACTGCGAAGTTATGAAAGATCAGATTTTGGTCCTGTATTGGCAATGGTAGAGGACATATTGAGCTCGGCTCGGGCTCTTGAGTTAGTGTTGTTGGATGAATCATACAAGATGGTTTTAATGGAGGAGCCAATTGCCAGAGAGATTGAAGAAACGATGAGGAATCGACATTTCTGGAATGAATTAGAAGCTGTGCGTTCTCTAGTGAAATTAGTTAAGACCATGGCTCAAGATATCGAGACTGAAAAACCTCGGATTGGACAATGCCTGTCCCTCTGGCAAGAGCTTAGGTTAAAACTGAAGGATTGGTGCTCTAAATTTCACATTCTTGAAGGGCCTGTGGAAAAAATAATCGAGAGaagattcaaaaaaaattatcatcctGCTTGGGCTGCTGCCTTCATTCTTGATCCACTTTATCTGATCAGGGACACTAGTGGTAAATACTTACCACCCTTTAAATTCTTGACACCTGAACAAGAGAAGGACGTCGATAAACTTATAACTCGTCTTGTATCGAGGGACGAAGCTCACATTGCACTGATGGAGCTTATGAAGTGGAGAACAGAAGGGCTTGATCCTGTTTATGCTCAAGCAGTGCAATTAAAGCAAAAGGATCCCAATACTGGTAAGATGAAGATTGCCAACCCCCAAAGCAGCAGGCTTGTGTGGGAAACACACTTGACTGAGTTCAAGTCATTAGGAAAGGTAGCAGTTAGGTTAATTTTCCTTCATGCGACTTCGTGCGGTTTTAAATGCAACTTGCCTTTAATGAGATGGATTAGTGCTAATTCCCATTCAAGAGTTGGAATGGATAGGGCTCAAAAGCTGGTTTTTATATATGCTCATTCGAAGATGGAGAAACGGGAAAATTCGGATGATGATGATAAGGAAACTGGCGGCCTTTTTACCTTGGAAAATGGTGAGGACGATGTGCTCAATGAGATTTTTGTTGATACATCCTCTGC AAGCATATGA
- the LOC140980843 gene encoding uncharacterized protein isoform X1: MAAPSAGTSAAVESTSVSSEELSAKAVHKRYDGLVTVRTKAIKGKGAWYWAHLEPILVHNPDTGFPKAVKLRCSLCDAVFSASNPSRTASEHLKRGTCPNFASSPNPISSVPPSSSVSVASLPHTPNVPSSSQPSHNQRKRSSSGGSRGVGLGGGGGSGNSGGAAHQVTIPPLAVVDPSRFTMDLAYPPAVPIASTSAVIVSASASPGGRVSGTGDGTGGGLYSHQQQQQLVLSGGKEDLGALAMLEDSVKRLKSPKASRAPTLSKEQVDSAFDLLVDWVYDCCGSVTFSSLEHPKFKTFLNHVGLPAVSRKELAGSRLDAKYEEAKAESEAKIRDAMFFQIASDGWKSKDYYSHPREESLVNLVNLAVNLPNGTSVFRRAVFTSGYTVSKYAEEVLWDIITEICGNNVQHCVGVVSDKFKALRNLENQHQWMVNLCCQYQGLNALIKDFGNGLPLFKNVTENCLKLANFVNNKSQIRHSFQKYQLQEYRHASLLRVPLRSYERSDFGPVLAMVEDILSSARALELVLLDESYKMVLMEEPIAREIEETMRNRHFWNELEAVRSLVKLVKTMAQDIETEKPRIGQCLSLWQELRLKLKDWCSKFHILEGPVEKIIERRFKKNYHPAWAAAFILDPLYLIRDTSGKYLPPFKFLTPEQEKDVDKLITRLVSRDEAHIALMELMKWRTEGLDPVYAQAVQLKQKDPNTGKMKIANPQSSRLVWETHLTEFKSLGKVAVRLIFLHATSCGFKCNLPLMRWISANSHSRVGMDRAQKLVFIYAHSKMEKRENSDDDDKETGGLFTLENGEDDVLNEIFVDTSSASI; this comes from the exons ATGGCAGCACCGAGCGCAGGAACCTCCGCCGCAGTGGAATCTACTTCCGTCTCGTCTGAAGAATTATCTGCGAAGGCGGTGCACAAGAGATATGATGGGTTGGTGACTGTACGGACGAAGGCGATTAAGGGCAAAGGCGCGTGGTACTGGGCACACCTTGAGCCGATTCTTGTGCATAATCCTGATACGGGTTTTCCCAAGGCCGTGAAGCTGAGGTGTTCGTTGTGCGACGCCGTGTTCTCCGCTTCTAACCCGTCGAGAACTGCGTCCGAGCACTTGAAAAGGGGCACATGCCCGAATTTTGCTTCGTCGCCAAACCCCATTTCTTCAGTGCCTCCGTCTTCTTCTGTTTCTGTTGCTAGCTTGCCGCATACTCCTAATGTTCCGTCGTCATCCCAGCCGTCCCACAACCAAAGGAAGCGCAGTTCTTCCGGAGGTAGTCGTGGCGTCGGTCTCGGCGGCGGAGGGGGTAGTGGGAATTCCGGTGGTGCCGCGCACCAAGTAACTATTCCACCGTTGGCTGTTGTTGACCCATCAAGATTTACAATGGATTTAGCTTACCCACCTGCTGTTCCAATTGCTAGCACTAGTGCTGTCATCGTCTCCGCTAGTGCAAGTCCCGGCGGCAGAGTCAGCGGCACAGGGGATGGCACCGGCGGCGGGTTGTACAGTCATCAACAGCAACAACAGTTGGTTTTGTCAGGTGGGAAAGAGGATTTGGGAGCTTTAGCTATGTTGGAAGACAGCGTGAAACGGCTCAAGAGCCCTAAAGCATCGCGTGCACCGACTCTGAGCAAGGAACAGGTTGATTCTGCATTTGATCTTCTTGTTGATTGGGTTTATGATTGTTGCGGGTCAGTTACATTTTCAAGCCTTGAGCATCCAAAATTCAAGACATTCCTGAATCACGTAGGATTGCCTGCAGTTTCAAGGAAAGAACTAGCTGGGTCTAGATTAGATGCCAAGTATGAGGAGGCTAAGGCCGAGTCTGAGGCCAAGATTCGCGATGCCATGTTCTTTCAGATTGCATCTGATGGCTGGAAGTCAAAGGATTATTATAGTCACCCAAGGGAGGAGAGTTTGGTGAATTTAGTAAATTTGGCTGTGAATCTTCCTAATGGAACTAGTGTGTTTAGGCGGGCAGTTTTTACAAGTGGTTACACGGTGTCAAAATATGCAGAGGAGGTTTTGTGGGATATTATAACTGAAATTTGTGGGAACAACGTGCAGCATTGTGTAGGTGTAGTTTCAGACAAGTTTAAGGCATTGAGGAATTTAGAGAATCAGCATCAATGGATGGTGAATCTTTGTTGTCAATATCAAGGTTTGAACGCACTGATTAAGGATTTTGGTAATGGGCTTCCATTATTCAAGAATGTGACTGAAAATTGCTTGAAACTGGCAAATTTTGTTAACAACAAGTCTCAGATTCGGCATAGTTTTCAGAAGTATCAGCTGCAGGAATATAGACATGCCAGTTTGTTAAGAGTACCACTGCGAAGTTATGAAAGATCAGATTTTGGTCCTGTATTGGCAATGGTAGAGGACATATTGAGCTCGGCTCGGGCTCTTGAGTTAGTGTTGTTGGATGAATCATACAAGATGGTTTTAATGGAGGAGCCAATTGCCAGAGAGATTGAAGAAACGATGAGGAATCGACATTTCTGGAATGAATTAGAAGCTGTGCGTTCTCTAGTGAAATTAGTTAAGACCATGGCTCAAGATATCGAGACTGAAAAACCTCGGATTGGACAATGCCTGTCCCTCTGGCAAGAGCTTAGGTTAAAACTGAAGGATTGGTGCTCTAAATTTCACATTCTTGAAGGGCCTGTGGAAAAAATAATCGAGAGaagattcaaaaaaaattatcatcctGCTTGGGCTGCTGCCTTCATTCTTGATCCACTTTATCTGATCAGGGACACTAGTGGTAAATACTTACCACCCTTTAAATTCTTGACACCTGAACAAGAGAAGGACGTCGATAAACTTATAACTCGTCTTGTATCGAGGGACGAAGCTCACATTGCACTGATGGAGCTTATGAAGTGGAGAACAGAAGGGCTTGATCCTGTTTATGCTCAAGCAGTGCAATTAAAGCAAAAGGATCCCAATACTGGTAAGATGAAGATTGCCAACCCCCAAAGCAGCAGGCTTGTGTGGGAAACACACTTGACTGAGTTCAAGTCATTAGGAAAGGTAGCAGTTAGGTTAATTTTCCTTCATGCGACTTCGTGCGGTTTTAAATGCAACTTGCCTTTAATGAGATGGATTAGTGCTAATTCCCATTCAAGAGTTGGAATGGATAGGGCTCAAAAGCTGGTTTTTATATATGCTCATTCGAAGATGGAGAAACGGGAAAATTCGGATGATGATGATAAGGAAACTGGCGGCCTTTTTACCTTGGAAAATGGTGAGGACGATGTGCTCAATGAGATTTTTGTTGATACATCCTCTGC AAGCATATGA